One Cydia splendana chromosome 21, ilCydSple1.2, whole genome shotgun sequence genomic region harbors:
- the LOC134801215 gene encoding nuclear hormone receptor HR96 yields MDSNSEISDKKVEDEQRKELGPHQKICLVCGDKALGYNFNAISCESCKAFFRRNALTGKEFKCPFSNNCDITVITRRFCQKCRLEKCLAIGMVKEFIMSDEDKAEKRRKIEENRAKKRQRDPDEDITSSKNFKRDDDVRNTFTPQIQESVIQYDVLNSTTCSPNSTVQSPLSNEVDSLSSPPGYGSYVPVQSADHPYTMKVFPMDEKTQYDPRMMESYNMCDSMMSIESTMYEQPKQNSIRSILTNGDAIHREAKPVHMCEELPSTSTDPDINKARDILQDVERIEPNSMESILCEAIKLEFEAYTSVNNCSGSSRELNEVERAKLNELIVANKALHAPIDDDMSQLIAADCTSNLKDGDGVHDPRLVTIVNLTAIAIRRFIKMAKKINAFKNMCEEDQVALLKGGCIEMMVLRSTMTYDGQMNQWKVPHSQEQFGCIRTDVLKLAKGNIYRSHESFIRSFDARWRQDEQIILVMSAILLFTPDRPKVVHRDVIKLEQNSYYYLLRRYLESVYPGCEAKSTFLKLIQKILELRKLAAEVTGVYLDVNPIEPLLMEIFDLKHHPA; encoded by the exons atgGATAGTAATAGTGAAATAAGTGATAAAAAAGTGGAGGATGAACAAAGGAAAGAGTTGGGGCCCCATCAGAAAATTTGTCTAGTATGTGGTGATAAGGCGTTGGGATATAATTTCAACGCGATATCCTGTGAGAGTTGTAAGGCGTTTTTCCGTCGCAATGCTTTAACTGGCAAGGAGTTCAAATGCCCGTTCTCTAACAACTGCGATATTACGGTCATAACTCGGCGTTTCTGCCAGAAATGCCGTTTAGAAAAATGTCTAGCCATCGGCATGGTGAAAGAGTTTATCATGTCTGATGAGGACAAAGCAGAGAAACGGAGGAAAATAGAAGAGAACAGAGCTAAGAAGAGACAGAGGGATCCGGATGAGGATATAACTAGCTCGAAGAACTTTAAGCGAGACGATGATGTTAGAAACACCTTTACGCCTCAAATACAAGAGTCTGTGATACAATATGATGTCCTTAACAGTACTACTTGTAGCCCTAACAGTACCGTACAATCTCCGCTTAGCAATGAGGTGGATTCATTGAGTTCTCCGCCAGGTTACGGGTCCTATGTACCTGTTCAGAGCGCAGATCACCCATATACAATGAAGGTGTTTCCGATGGATGAGAAAACTCAGTATGATCCAAGGATGATGGAGTCGTACAATATGTGTGATAGTATGATGTCTATTGAAAGTACAATGTATGAACAGCCAAAGCAAAACAGTATAAG GTCAATACTGACAAATGGCGATGCAATCCACCGGGAAGCGAAGCCGGTTCACATGTGCGAAGAACTGCCGTCCACAAGCACTGATCCTGACATTAATAAAGCTAGGGATATACTGCAGGATGTTGAACG AATAGAGCCAAATTCCATGGAGTCCATACTGTGTGAGGCGATCAAGTTGGAGTTTGAAGCGTACACCTCCGTTAACAACTGCAGTGGGTCATCCAGAGAACTCAATGAG GTGGAGCGAGCGAAGCTAAACGAGCTTATAGTGGCGAACAAAGCATTACACGCTCCTATAGACGACGATATGTCGCAGCTTATAGCCGCCGACTGCACTTCCAACCTCAAA GATGGTGACGGTGTGCACGACCCGCGGCTAGTGACCATTGTGAACCTTACGGCGATAGCAATAAGGCGGTTTATTAAGATGGCCAAGAAGATCAACGCTTTCAAGAACATGTGCGAGGAGGATCAG gTGGCGCTTTTAAAAGGAGGCTGTATAGAGATGATGGTTCTAAGAAGTACAATGACTTATGATGGACAAATGAATCAGTGGAAG GTACCTCACTCTCAAGAACAATTCGGTTGCATCCGCACCGACGTACTAAAACTGGCGAAAGGCAACATCTACCGCTCACATGAGTCGTTCATTCGCTCGTTCGACGCGCGCTGGAGACAGGACGAACAAATTATCCTGGTCATGTCGGCCATTTTGTTGTTCACCCCGGACCGGCCCAAGGTCGTCCATCGGGATGTTATTAAACTAGAACAG AACTCTTACTACTACCTACTCCGCCGCTACCTAGAAAGCGTGTACCCCGGCTGCGAGGCGAAATCCACCTTCCTCAAGCTCATACAGAAGATTCTGGAACTACGGAAGCTTGCTGCAGAAGTCACTGGGGTGTATCTAGACGTGAATCCTATTGAACCACTTTTGATGGAGATATTTGATTTGAAACACCATCCTGCTTAA
- the LOC134801218 gene encoding uncharacterized protein LOC134801218 produces the protein MSRLARYLVLVLIFLVSKVNGETFSIRISTESHVNEVDSRFVSFTIDPKYLFTSSDDLSSKESTCMATSLTPAYLRIAGPSTSHITFNNKSMTIDHLDTYLPEPNKQKRHLIKEETEEDYDYEDSDEDILTKLRRSSEKLLKRHRRQLNSGSQEEETLEDKEKLKPKLKKSKIHALAKHKKISEDYDEETKSIEKESHESLLSKLKSRRLSKLKSNNEESEERPKRLRRLSKDHLEVSHRQWKRFAKWAKDTGFSLVFAVNNGEKTETGMWDPNPALNMLTIADKDDVQEIYWQLGYECNNQTLEDYLNDLHTLRMMVDTFDARHWKVVGGDVSQCLEAGSKSDFKDYVTLSADSMDAVLLNGNSSSHELARMSESSRLSLLRVLSTSNALWLTERPQQHSEQARAADWLTSLGYSARNGFHVHFRELLENELYEPTLSFYMALLFKNLVGERVLELTIEPSDGQAALFAHCTSLRHKPVPGAVTLYGVNMDSEPARFSVKLAKREEGGDIMQFILGHDNSGNIVVNGRPMFYEGNIRPVVKRVRPFKTLLLNLPPKSFGFWVLANTKVNACFDYDDKDNATLVEAKPVKVKNESKEEIDVEANKSKTTNKTKDASDENESIKEMELNESEEKVRSKRSINLDDFDLNVDITEFNDINNDEALRNRIDSMNRGLRDVQGLIGLKDNLITNRVKRQISEEEFDNRKKLRKQSLRKSDRKFKHEHKLLGSGIFEKLMNHVHGIKIPKLNLTKSIKGLKQRKLGKNNISKLSKRNSRNYRNREDLSEADEEDSQLENHRRKRSLLVNNKKREDAETAENEIDLDGKTHSKFGKFLKKHKEMQDAIENDDDKSSGYENDNHKYTKDNEGIEISTKITEDDAEIKISENADHGLLESAFENVLSLLDELNHNLSKLWSALSFLD, from the exons ATGAGCCGCTTAGCGCggtatttagttttagttttaatatttttagttaGTAAAGTGAATGGAGAAACGTTTAGTATTCGGATATCGACGGAGAGCCATGTGAATGAGGTTGATAGTAGATTTGTTAGTTTTACGATAGATCCGAAGTATTTGTTTACTAGCAGCGATGATTTGAGCAG TAAAGAATCAACATGTATGGCAACCTCACTCACGCCAGCATATCTCCGAATAGCCGGCCCGTCCACCTCTCACATTACCTTCAATAATAAAAGCATGACCATTGACCATCTAGACACCTACCTACCAGAACCGAACAAGCAAAAAAGACATCTAATTAAAGAAGAAACAGAAGAAGACTACGATTATGAAGACAGTGATGAGGATATTCTTACAAAACTTAGAAGATCAAGTGAAAAATTACTTAAAAGGCATAGAAGACAATTAAACTCTGGCAGCCAAGAAGAAGAAACATTAGAGGATAAAGagaaattaaaaccaaaactaAAGAAGTCAAAGATTCATGCTTTAGCAAAACATAAAAAGATTTCAGAAGACTATGACGAAGAAACAAAGTCTATTGAAAAAGAAAGTCATGAAAGCTTATTATCGAAATTAAAATCTAGACGTTTATCGAAATTAAAGTCAAATAATGAGGAAAGTGAGGAACGTCCTAAAAGATTAAGAAGATTATCTAAAGATCATTTAGAAGTGAGTCATAGACAATGGAAGAGGTTTGCGAAATGGGCTAAAGATACTGGTTTTAGTTTAGTGTTTGCTGTGAATAATGGTGAGAAGACTGAGACCGGTATGTGGGATCCTAATCCAGCGTTGAACATGCTCACAATAGCGGATAAGGATGATGTGCAGGAAATCTACTGGCAGTTGGGTTACG AATGTAACAACCAGACTCTCGAAGACTACCTGAACGACCTGCACACCCTCCGGATGATGGTCGACACGTTCGACGCCCGCCACTGGAAGGTAGTCGGTGGTGACGTGTCACAGTGCCTTGAAGCTGGTTCCAAAAGCGACTTTAAGGATTATGTGACGCTGTCTGCTGATAGTATGGATGCTGTACTTTTAAATGG TAACTCATCCTCCCACGAGCTCGCCCGCATGTCGGAATCCTCTCGTCTGTCCCTCCTCCGAGTCCTGAGCACCAGTAACGCCCTCTGGCTCACGGAGCGCCCGCAGCAGCATAGCGAACAG GCACGTGCGGCAGACTGGCTGACCAGCCTCGGTTACTCTGCCAGGAACGGCTTCCATGTGCACTTTAGAGAATTGCTCGAGAACGAGCTGTATGAACCAACTTTG AGCTTCTACATGGCCCTACTATTCAAGAACCTCGTCGGTGAGCGCGTCCTAGAACTCACCATAGAACCCTCAGACGGACAAGCGGCTCTATTCGCACACTGTACATCGCTGCGTCACAAGCCAGTACCAGGCGCGGTGACCCTTTACGGAGTGAACATGGATAGCGAACCGGCGAGATTCTCGGTGAAGCTGGCGAAGAGGGAGGAGGGGGGAGATATAATGCAGTTTATATTGGGGCACGATAATAGCGG cAATATTGTCGTAAATGGTCGGCCAATGTTCTACGAGGGGAACATCCGACCAGTCGTCAAGCGAGTCCGTCCCTTCAAGACCCTGCTCCTCAACCTGCCTCCCAAGTCCTTCGGCTTCTGGGTTCTTGCCAACACCAAGGTCAACGCTTGCTTTGATTACGATGATAAGGATAACGCTACTCTAGTTGAAGCTAAACCTGTTAAGGTTAAAAATgaaagcaaagaagaaatagaTGTCGAAGCAAATAAGagtaaaacaacaaataaaacaaaagatgCAAGTGATGAAAATGAATCGATAAAGGAAATGGAACTTAATGAGAGTGAAGAGAAGGTTAGATCGAAAAGGTCCATTAATTTAGACGATTTTGATCTTAATGTCGATATCACTGAATTTAACGATATCAATAATGATGAAGCCTTGAGAAACAGGATCGACAGTATGAACAGAGGCTTAAGAGATGTTCAAGGTTTGATTGGACTTAAAGACAATCTGATAACAAACAGAgtcaaacgtcaaatttctgAAGAAGAATTCGATAATCGAAAGAAGCTGAGAAAACAATCGTTAAGGAAAAGTGACAGGAAGTTCAAACATGAACATAAACTATTAGGTTCAGGCATTTTTGAGAAACTTATGAACCACGTTCATGGTATTAAAATTCCAAAATTAAACTTGACTAAGAGTATTAAGGGACTCAAACAAAGAAAATTAGgcaaaaataatataagtaaacTTTCCAAAAGGAATTCAAGAAATTACAGAAACAGAGAAGATCTCAGTGAAGCTGATGAAGAAGATTCTCAATTAGAAAACCATAGGAGGAAAAGGAGTTTACTAGTTAACAATAAAAAACGTGAAGATGCTGAGACTGCGGAGAACGAAATAGATTTGGACGGAAAAACACATTCGAAATTTGGTAAATTTTTAAAGAAGCATAAAGAAATGCAAGATGCTATTGAAAATGATGATGACAAGTCATCTGGTTATGAGAATGATAATCACAAATATACTAAAGATAATGAAGGGATAGAAATAAGTACTAAAATAACAGAAGACGACgcagaaattaaaattagtgaGAATGCTGACCATGGTTTGTTGGAAAGTGCTTTTGAAAACGTTCTCTCGTTATTAGACGAATTAAATCACAATTTGAGTAAACTCTGGTCAGCGCTATCATTTTTGGATTAA